A section of the Rubritalea squalenifaciens DSM 18772 genome encodes:
- a CDS encoding sulfatase family protein, whose protein sequence is MKLTTQILAALALTSLFSLAADRPNFLWIVSEDNSKHHTKHFDPTGVAMPNLEQLAKEGVTFDNACSNGAVCSVARSTLVTGCYAPKLGAQFHRRQKLVPMPDGLKAFPAYLNEAGYYTANKTKTDYNLQVDMKETWNGKDGWKGRAEGQPFFLQQNFAGTHEGSSHFPLNAMKKKPLQDLISNITLPPHHPDTTLFRYSYASYQDRLRKFDEQLGNLINKLKKDGLYEDTIIFYFGDHGGVLPRSKGYAYETGLAAPLVVRVPEKWQHLIPFKPGTRTDAIVNFYDFGPSIIHAAGIPLSDQFDGKPFLGKDISAEELSKRVAYGYADRFDEKYDLVRTYRKGDLKYMRNFQPFNPDALHNFYRYKQLAYLELRELHKAGKLNAQQELFFSRKPAEALYDLKNDPYELNNLAGDPKYQETLKEMRSTLTEHLKEMNDLSFYPESELINKAFGNPTAFGKKHSKEIAALIDLANLEVVNFDEAKSKIESALISEDVWTRYWACIVATSFYEKSKPLEVTLSTIADSDANILVRVRAAEALAHLGNSKAKDVMEKAIYASTDPVELNLILNSAAMLYELDPTTYTFDIDKSKLKTNSSLVKERIIYLNKRD, encoded by the coding sequence ATGAAGCTCACTACTCAAATCTTAGCAGCACTGGCTCTCACCAGTTTGTTTTCACTGGCTGCCGACAGACCCAACTTCCTCTGGATTGTTTCTGAAGACAATTCCAAGCACCACACCAAGCACTTCGATCCGACAGGAGTCGCCATGCCCAACCTGGAGCAACTCGCCAAGGAAGGAGTCACCTTTGATAACGCGTGCTCCAATGGAGCAGTCTGCTCAGTAGCCCGTTCCACCCTAGTGACCGGCTGTTACGCTCCCAAACTGGGTGCTCAATTCCACCGCAGGCAGAAGCTCGTCCCGATGCCAGATGGGCTCAAGGCATTCCCGGCCTATCTCAATGAAGCAGGCTACTACACAGCAAACAAAACCAAGACCGACTACAACCTCCAGGTAGATATGAAGGAAACTTGGAACGGCAAGGACGGATGGAAAGGCAGAGCCGAAGGCCAGCCGTTTTTCCTTCAGCAGAACTTCGCTGGTACACACGAAGGTAGCAGCCACTTCCCGCTGAATGCGATGAAGAAAAAGCCTCTCCAGGACCTCATCTCAAACATCACCCTACCCCCACATCACCCTGACACCACACTATTCCGTTACAGCTATGCTTCGTATCAAGATAGATTACGTAAGTTTGACGAGCAACTTGGCAATCTGATCAACAAGCTCAAGAAAGATGGACTCTATGAAGACACGATCATCTTTTATTTCGGCGACCACGGAGGTGTCCTTCCACGAAGCAAGGGCTATGCATACGAGACTGGTCTTGCAGCACCACTGGTTGTTAGAGTCCCTGAAAAATGGCAACATCTGATCCCCTTTAAACCAGGAACCCGTACAGATGCCATTGTTAATTTTTACGACTTTGGTCCATCAATCATTCATGCCGCAGGCATCCCGCTCAGCGATCAATTCGATGGCAAGCCCTTCCTAGGTAAAGACATCAGCGCCGAAGAACTGAGTAAACGTGTAGCCTACGGTTATGCGGACCGTTTCGATGAAAAGTACGATCTCGTCCGCACTTACCGCAAAGGTGACCTGAAATACATGCGCAATTTCCAACCATTCAATCCAGATGCGCTCCACAATTTCTACCGTTACAAGCAGCTCGCTTATCTAGAACTTAGAGAGCTTCACAAAGCAGGTAAGCTGAATGCCCAGCAGGAGTTATTCTTCTCTAGAAAGCCAGCCGAAGCTCTGTACGACCTGAAGAATGACCCTTACGAACTCAACAACCTTGCAGGTGATCCCAAATACCAGGAGACGCTGAAAGAAATGAGATCCACCCTAACAGAGCACCTCAAGGAGATGAACGATCTGAGTTTCTACCCAGAAAGCGAACTCATCAATAAGGCCTTTGGTAACCCTACCGCTTTTGGTAAAAAACACAGCAAAGAGATCGCCGCTCTGATCGACTTAGCCAATCTGGAAGTTGTCAATTTCGATGAAGCAAAGTCAAAGATTGAGTCAGCACTGATCTCAGAAGATGTTTGGACACGCTACTGGGCTTGCATCGTTGCTACGAGTTTCTACGAGAAATCCAAACCGCTGGAAGTAACGCTTAGCACGATTGCTGATTCAGACGCAAACATCTTGGTTCGAGTCAGAGCAGCTGAAGCACTAGCCCACCTCGGCAACTCAAAAGCCAAAGATGTCATGGAAAAAGCGATTTATGCCAGCACTGACCCTGTAGAGCTCAACCTCATTCTGAACTCAGCCGCCATGCTCTATGAGCTTGATCCAACGACCTACACCTTTGACATCGATAAGAGCAAGTTGAAGACCAACTCAAGTCTGGTGAAGGAACGCATCATCTATCTCAACAAGCGCGACTAA
- a CDS encoding M24 family metallopeptidase, whose product MTTAEKLASLRAWMEKNSVNAAIIPNADPHNNEYQAPRWLSRQWLSGLKGSNGTVVVTAEKAGLWTDSRYYEAAEEALAGSEIKLFRASDPGVDSIIDWLKSELKAGDVVSFSGNDISEADASSWVSSLKVADISANTELDPVDEIWTDRPAEPCGKLDLVAEELTGQSTEEKLKDLRALMQKKGVQVYLLGRTDESNWLLNFRGTDMENHPTPYCYTLVSADEAIFFIDEGKLSDEAKRKFTAAGFTIRGYGEVASVLEELDKDTRLLMVPRYTNHNLYKAGSHCFLIKERALATDLKGVKNEVEMENTRKVMIEDGAAMVRFYFWMYSELQAGRKVTELSASKKLLECRQAISGFRHVSFDSIMGYKAHGALNHYSVDENSDVEVTLDGIFLIDSGGNFENGTSDTTRVIPMGTPTQEQKIDYTLVLKCLIELITAEFPEDATCAQLDGICRRPMWQHHRLYRHGTGHGVGYGLEVHEGPQNFSGLTTERMYEGMLSTIEPGIYRSGEYGIRIENMVHTVKSADTPFGKFFKFENLTFCPINVDLVDTAYMDDCHIEWLNDYNAQVVEKLSPLLNEDEVSWLKHECRPVGK is encoded by the coding sequence ATGACTACAGCAGAGAAGCTTGCGTCCCTCAGGGCATGGATGGAAAAAAACAGTGTGAATGCGGCAATCATACCGAATGCTGATCCGCACAATAACGAGTATCAGGCTCCGCGCTGGCTCAGCAGGCAGTGGTTGAGTGGACTCAAAGGCTCAAATGGAACGGTAGTCGTTACTGCAGAGAAGGCCGGCTTGTGGACTGATAGCCGTTACTACGAGGCTGCGGAAGAGGCTTTAGCTGGTTCTGAAATTAAATTGTTTAGAGCTAGTGATCCAGGGGTGGACAGTATCATTGATTGGTTGAAGTCTGAGCTGAAGGCTGGAGATGTCGTGAGCTTCTCTGGAAATGATATTTCCGAAGCGGATGCTTCAAGCTGGGTTAGCTCTCTGAAAGTAGCTGATATTTCGGCCAATACAGAGCTAGATCCTGTTGACGAGATTTGGACAGATCGTCCTGCTGAGCCATGTGGAAAATTGGATTTGGTCGCAGAAGAACTCACTGGCCAGAGCACCGAAGAGAAACTCAAAGATCTTCGTGCGCTCATGCAGAAAAAAGGCGTTCAGGTTTATCTCCTTGGTAGAACGGATGAGTCCAACTGGCTTCTGAACTTCCGTGGCACAGATATGGAGAACCACCCGACTCCGTATTGCTATACGTTGGTCTCTGCTGACGAGGCGATTTTCTTTATAGATGAAGGAAAGCTCAGTGATGAGGCTAAGAGAAAATTTACTGCGGCAGGCTTCACTATACGGGGCTATGGGGAGGTTGCTTCAGTCTTGGAAGAGCTGGATAAAGACACTCGTCTGCTAATGGTGCCACGCTATACCAACCACAATCTCTATAAGGCTGGTTCTCATTGTTTCCTTATTAAGGAACGCGCTCTCGCTACCGATCTGAAAGGGGTCAAGAACGAGGTGGAGATGGAGAATACCCGCAAGGTCATGATCGAGGATGGAGCTGCCATGGTGCGCTTCTACTTCTGGATGTATAGCGAGTTGCAAGCAGGCCGTAAGGTGACTGAACTATCCGCCAGCAAGAAATTGCTGGAATGTCGCCAAGCGATCTCTGGATTCCGTCATGTGAGCTTTGACAGCATCATGGGCTATAAAGCTCATGGGGCTCTCAATCACTACAGCGTAGACGAAAATTCAGACGTAGAGGTGACCCTGGATGGTATTTTCCTCATCGATAGTGGTGGTAACTTTGAAAATGGCACCAGTGATACCACTCGTGTGATTCCAATGGGTACGCCCACTCAGGAACAGAAGATAGACTACACTCTCGTCCTGAAGTGCTTGATCGAACTGATCACTGCTGAATTCCCAGAGGATGCAACTTGTGCTCAACTTGATGGCATCTGTCGCCGCCCGATGTGGCAGCACCACCGTCTCTACAGACATGGTACTGGACACGGCGTAGGCTATGGTCTGGAAGTGCACGAAGGCCCCCAGAATTTCTCAGGTCTCACTACCGAGCGCATGTATGAAGGCATGCTCTCTACCATTGAGCCTGGCATCTACCGCTCAGGCGAGTATGGCATCCGTATCGAGAACATGGTGCACACGGTAAAGAGTGCGGATACTCCATTCGGCAAGTTCTTCAAATTCGAGAACCTTACCTTCTGCCCGATCAATGTGGATCTCGTAGATACCGCTTATATGGATGACTGCCATATTGAATGGCTGAATGACTACAATGCCCAAGTGGTCGAGAAGCTATCACCGCTCCTCAATGAGGACGAGGTGAGCTGGCTTAAGCATGAGTGCAGACCTGTGGGTAAATAA
- a CDS encoding DUF2254 domain-containing protein, producing the protein MYVKIAHFINQLRHSFWFVPSLMVLVALLLGYVMQRVDVYYYHELGWELTDPAGARAILTTVAASAITVAGVVFSITMVVLSSASSQFGPRLIRNFMRHPQTKWVLGGYIGTFIYCLMVAATVRGGDSGWTPQLSVTTGGVFGVLSFGLLIAFVHHVFTFIQAPRIIQDVTDRLNETINILFPLSALPESRRDALSAGVMGEVPGEFREVRSEDGGYIQAIGLEDILDWASENEAMVKIDFKPGDYLLPGEKLGVIWCESSQFDAGRDLVRREIMQGPERTDDQDVEFVIDQLVEIAVRALSPGVNDPFTAINCINKLGGVITKIVERGLPGGLLHDKNGVLRVATKTYTYAGLLDAAFHQIRQNARGVESVSLSLIDILARLKEVDTMAAYQAELRRHAELLREDVQKSYTNEKDLQDFMERYSVFEQASE; encoded by the coding sequence ATGTACGTAAAGATTGCCCACTTCATCAATCAGCTGAGGCATAGCTTTTGGTTTGTGCCTTCACTGATGGTTCTTGTTGCACTGCTACTGGGCTATGTGATGCAGCGAGTGGATGTTTACTACTACCATGAGCTGGGGTGGGAGCTGACTGATCCTGCTGGTGCGAGAGCTATATTAACGACGGTAGCCGCGTCTGCTATTACGGTAGCAGGTGTTGTATTTTCGATCACCATGGTTGTTTTGTCTTCAGCCTCCAGCCAGTTCGGACCTCGCTTGATAAGGAATTTCATGCGTCACCCTCAGACAAAGTGGGTTTTGGGTGGCTACATAGGCACCTTTATCTACTGCTTGATGGTTGCAGCTACTGTTAGGGGAGGAGACTCGGGGTGGACCCCTCAACTGTCAGTAACCACAGGTGGAGTTTTTGGGGTGTTGAGTTTTGGGCTCTTGATAGCCTTCGTTCATCATGTGTTCACCTTTATCCAAGCTCCTAGAATCATTCAGGATGTTACGGATAGATTGAATGAGACGATCAATATACTCTTCCCTCTGAGCGCACTGCCAGAGAGTCGTAGGGATGCTTTGTCCGCAGGGGTGATGGGCGAGGTGCCAGGCGAATTCAGAGAGGTGAGGAGTGAGGATGGTGGCTACATTCAGGCCATTGGACTAGAGGATATTTTGGATTGGGCCTCTGAAAATGAGGCTATGGTGAAAATCGATTTCAAACCTGGTGATTACTTGCTGCCGGGTGAAAAGCTCGGCGTGATTTGGTGTGAATCTAGTCAGTTCGATGCTGGTAGAGATCTCGTTCGACGTGAAATTATGCAAGGTCCGGAAAGGACGGATGACCAAGATGTAGAGTTTGTGATCGATCAATTGGTTGAGATAGCCGTAAGAGCCTTGTCACCGGGAGTGAATGATCCATTTACGGCGATCAACTGTATCAATAAACTGGGCGGTGTGATCACGAAGATTGTGGAGCGTGGGTTACCAGGTGGATTGTTGCACGACAAGAACGGGGTGCTGAGGGTCGCGACCAAGACTTATACCTATGCAGGATTACTTGATGCTGCATTTCACCAGATTAGGCAGAATGCTAGGGGAGTGGAGTCGGTCAGTTTGAGCCTGATCGATATCTTGGCTCGTCTCAAAGAGGTAGATACAATGGCAGCGTATCAAGCTGAATTGAGGCGCCATGCTGAACTTCTCAGAGAGGACGTCCAGAAGTCTTACACCAATGAGAAAGACCTGCAGGATTTCATGGAACGCTATTCGGTATTCGAACAAGCCTCAGAATGA
- a CDS encoding bifunctional alpha,alpha-trehalose-phosphate synthase (UDP-forming)/trehalose-phosphatase has translation MCMLTLVSNRLPVRIKENGEAERTTGGLASALAGADLDGDYTWIGWSGGSKEDISDLKNYESTLQKVGVSPVLLSQEDIDGYYEGYANSTLWPLLHYMTGRARFNTDWMPVYRRVNQTFAETIAKHSSKNGQVWIHDYHLFLLPKMLRKLRPDLKIGFFLHTPFPSSEIFRALPERDEILSGLLGCDLIGFHTFGYLRHFRSSLLRILGLEGDAESLWQGNREVRFGVYPIGHNRAGFHTAMKSKQYEEALDLHNQHLNGGKLILSVERLDYTKGVPQKLAAIRHYLKNNPEMRSKVNFVIIAVPSRKGVHEYDVLTEKVQREVGAINGEFGEVGHSPIQFLHRGFPMEELAALYALADVCLVTPIVDGMNLVAKEYIDCKRAKYGARPGALILSEFAGAAQEMSHAVLVNPHNTVGVAEAMEHALAMSDDEMCSRVRAMQDRLERNDAGAWAKRFLGDLATDPREETNGIAAANLKGVRMDILEHINAGKKAAIFMDYDGTLREFTDRPQDAIPDEALCSLLDQLGNHPNLEIAIISGRPLEFLEQHLGHLNVSLVAEHGYRWKLVDQGEWQMVDSRVDTSWKEVVLPHLEAAVTLTPGSEIENKKSSIVWHYRQADPEFGLWRAKGLLSELTSITASLPVSVHHGQKIVEIASQFVNKGAAVDHLLEHWKPEVALACGDDQTDETMFSLHPKEIDHFHTIKVGTGATRAEHRTDIKGLRKLLENLSKSL, from the coding sequence ATGTGTATGCTTACGCTCGTCTCTAACAGACTACCAGTCCGTATCAAAGAAAATGGAGAAGCTGAACGTACCACCGGAGGGCTAGCCTCAGCCTTGGCTGGTGCCGACTTGGACGGCGACTATACCTGGATAGGCTGGAGTGGCGGCAGCAAGGAGGACATTTCCGACCTCAAGAATTACGAAAGCACCTTACAAAAAGTTGGAGTAAGTCCGGTTTTACTCAGTCAGGAAGATATCGATGGCTATTATGAAGGCTATGCCAATTCCACCCTCTGGCCTCTCCTGCACTACATGACTGGTAGAGCCCGGTTCAACACAGACTGGATGCCTGTCTACCGCAGAGTCAACCAGACGTTTGCCGAAACCATTGCCAAACACAGCTCCAAGAACGGTCAGGTCTGGATTCATGACTACCACCTCTTCTTACTCCCCAAAATGCTCCGTAAGCTCAGGCCAGATCTCAAGATCGGTTTCTTTTTGCATACCCCCTTCCCTTCCAGCGAAATTTTCAGAGCCCTGCCAGAACGTGATGAAATTCTCTCAGGTCTCTTGGGCTGTGATTTGATAGGCTTTCACACTTTTGGCTACCTGCGCCACTTTCGTTCCTCCCTGCTGAGAATCCTGGGACTTGAGGGAGACGCCGAGAGTTTATGGCAGGGAAACCGCGAGGTCCGTTTTGGCGTGTACCCGATTGGCCACAACCGTGCTGGCTTTCACACGGCCATGAAGAGCAAACAGTACGAGGAGGCTCTCGACTTGCACAACCAACACCTCAATGGCGGCAAACTCATCCTCAGTGTCGAACGCCTGGACTACACCAAAGGTGTTCCCCAAAAACTAGCAGCGATCAGGCACTACCTGAAGAACAACCCCGAGATGCGCTCCAAGGTGAATTTCGTGATCATAGCCGTACCCTCACGCAAAGGTGTCCATGAATACGATGTTCTGACTGAAAAGGTTCAGCGTGAAGTCGGAGCAATCAACGGCGAGTTCGGCGAGGTCGGTCATTCACCGATTCAATTCCTGCATCGGGGATTTCCCATGGAGGAACTTGCCGCACTCTATGCCCTGGCTGACGTCTGCCTTGTGACCCCAATCGTCGACGGGATGAATCTCGTAGCCAAGGAATACATCGACTGTAAGCGAGCCAAGTATGGAGCACGCCCGGGGGCGCTTATATTAAGCGAATTTGCCGGTGCAGCCCAAGAGATGTCTCATGCTGTCTTGGTCAATCCACACAACACGGTGGGTGTCGCCGAAGCGATGGAGCATGCTCTCGCCATGTCTGATGATGAGATGTGCTCCCGTGTACGAGCCATGCAGGACCGCCTGGAGCGTAACGACGCAGGAGCTTGGGCTAAACGTTTTCTGGGAGACCTAGCCACTGATCCCAGAGAGGAGACAAACGGAATCGCTGCGGCCAACCTCAAGGGTGTAAGAATGGATATTCTTGAACACATCAATGCTGGCAAGAAAGCCGCCATATTCATGGACTATGATGGCACTCTGAGAGAATTCACCGATCGACCTCAAGATGCTATTCCTGACGAGGCGCTATGTTCCTTACTCGATCAGTTGGGCAATCATCCAAACTTGGAAATAGCCATTATCAGTGGACGCCCGTTGGAGTTCCTCGAACAACATCTAGGACACCTGAATGTCAGTCTAGTCGCTGAGCACGGCTATCGATGGAAGCTCGTTGACCAGGGGGAATGGCAAATGGTCGACTCCCGGGTCGACACTTCCTGGAAAGAAGTTGTACTACCCCATCTGGAAGCTGCAGTAACCTTGACCCCGGGTTCCGAAATCGAAAACAAAAAGTCATCAATCGTGTGGCACTACCGGCAAGCCGATCCAGAATTTGGCTTATGGAGAGCCAAGGGACTCCTCTCAGAGCTCACCTCGATCACCGCCAGCCTTCCGGTCAGTGTGCATCACGGTCAAAAGATCGTAGAAATTGCCAGCCAGTTCGTCAATAAAGGCGCTGCAGTGGATCACCTATTAGAACATTGGAAACCTGAAGTCGCGCTCGCTTGTGGAGACGACCAGACTGATGAAACTATGTTTTCCCTCCATCCGAAGGAGATTGATCACTTCCACACGATCAAAGTGGGTACTGGGGCTACACGGGCAGAGCACCGCACCGACATCAAAGGCCTGAGAAAATTGCTAGAAAATTTATCCAAAAGCCTCTAA
- a CDS encoding glycoside hydrolase family 15 protein, which produces MDLSSDYHHGIIGNGRTCAIIDADSSIVFSCMPDFDSGTIFAKMLDEKKGGHFTIRMQSGKIVSQEYEKNTGILKTVFKGKSGSFELIDFMPRYSWDGRSGTKKEVSADIVRVLKPLSGNPEIIVDYNPQLEYARFNTKSFKFGRNRIKTTTGGTCPSGKTIYESCYLYSSIASDKILKKEAFKLTEQKFLLLSYHDKVISPDEERVELMLQRTRSYWLLWSARTHRCDQYSEEILRSAITLKMLQFSPTGAVVAAATTSLPETIGEERNWDYRFCWIRDGSMTVDVLNRIGHPSMAGSFIHWVMETVPTKDDALQIMYGIRGEKTLTEEALGHLEGYQGSSPVRIGNAAYHQQQHDIYGILMDLIYKELIQHDLGDRHPAPETLDQLWTRVRSIVKTVGEFWKDPDRGIWEIRGEAKHFVFSKVLCWVAVDRAIKIGNMLKKYDWAKQHEALRDEIHNDICTKGWSKKKKAFTQVYGSDDLDSANLLMADYGFIDPMDKRFISTVEQSEKELCRGGLMYRYKNQDDFGEPSSAFTVCSFWMVKALARTGKRAQAQRRFRQLLKFANPKGLYGEDLDFKTKRHLGNFPQAYSHLALIDCALELSEDCHDYLIEE; this is translated from the coding sequence ATGGATCTATCCTCTGACTACCACCATGGCATCATCGGCAATGGGCGCACATGTGCCATTATTGATGCCGACTCATCAATCGTCTTTTCCTGCATGCCTGATTTCGACTCAGGCACCATCTTTGCCAAGATGCTGGATGAGAAAAAAGGCGGTCACTTCACCATTCGTATGCAGTCAGGCAAAATAGTCTCTCAAGAATATGAGAAAAACACGGGGATTCTTAAGACTGTTTTCAAAGGAAAATCTGGATCGTTCGAACTGATTGATTTCATGCCTCGCTATTCCTGGGACGGCCGTTCCGGGACCAAGAAAGAAGTATCGGCAGATATCGTGCGTGTGCTCAAGCCGTTGAGCGGAAATCCCGAAATCATCGTCGACTATAATCCACAACTTGAATATGCCCGCTTCAACACGAAATCCTTCAAGTTCGGGCGTAATCGAATCAAAACTACTACCGGAGGCACCTGTCCCAGTGGCAAAACCATTTATGAGTCTTGTTACCTCTATTCCAGCATTGCCTCTGACAAGATCCTCAAGAAAGAGGCTTTTAAGCTAACAGAGCAGAAATTCCTACTTCTCAGTTATCATGACAAAGTCATCTCTCCTGATGAAGAACGCGTGGAACTCATGCTACAGCGAACCCGCTCCTACTGGTTACTTTGGTCTGCACGAACTCACCGCTGCGATCAATATAGTGAGGAAATCCTTCGCAGTGCCATTACCCTGAAAATGCTTCAATTCTCCCCAACGGGAGCCGTGGTAGCCGCGGCCACCACCTCGCTACCTGAAACCATCGGGGAAGAGAGAAATTGGGATTACCGTTTCTGCTGGATTCGAGACGGTTCCATGACCGTCGACGTACTCAATCGCATCGGGCATCCGTCCATGGCCGGAAGCTTCATCCACTGGGTCATGGAGACCGTTCCCACGAAAGACGATGCACTGCAGATTATGTATGGTATCCGAGGTGAGAAAACCCTGACGGAGGAAGCACTCGGCCACCTCGAAGGCTATCAAGGCTCGTCCCCCGTAAGAATAGGTAATGCTGCTTATCACCAACAACAGCATGATATCTACGGCATTCTCATGGATCTCATCTACAAGGAGCTCATTCAACATGACTTGGGAGATAGGCATCCGGCCCCCGAAACTTTGGATCAGCTGTGGACCCGGGTACGCTCTATCGTCAAAACAGTTGGTGAGTTCTGGAAAGATCCGGATCGTGGCATATGGGAAATTCGAGGAGAGGCTAAACACTTCGTCTTCTCCAAAGTGCTCTGTTGGGTTGCTGTCGACCGTGCGATCAAGATTGGCAACATGCTCAAGAAGTATGACTGGGCGAAGCAACATGAGGCGCTGCGTGATGAAATCCATAACGATATCTGCACCAAGGGCTGGAGTAAGAAAAAGAAAGCCTTTACCCAGGTATACGGCAGTGACGACCTGGACTCAGCAAACCTCCTGATGGCGGACTACGGCTTCATTGATCCAATGGACAAGCGCTTTATATCCACGGTGGAGCAGAGTGAAAAAGAACTTTGCCGCGGCGGCCTGATGTATCGCTACAAGAACCAGGATGACTTCGGCGAACCCTCCAGCGCCTTTACCGTCTGCTCATTCTGGATGGTCAAGGCACTCGCCCGCACAGGAAAACGCGCCCAGGCCCAGCGAAGATTCCGCCAGTTGCTGAAATTTGCCAACCCGAAAGGACTCTACGGTGAGGATCTGGATTTTAAAACCAAACGGCATCTGGGCAACTTCCCTCAAGCTTACTCTCACCTGGCTCTGATTGATTGCGCCCTCGAGCTCTCCGAAGACTGCCACGACTACTTAATTGAAGAATAA
- the gnd gene encoding decarboxylating NADP(+)-dependent phosphogluconate dehydrogenase, whose amino-acid sequence MSKSDFGLIGLAVMGQNLVLNVESRGFTVSVYNRTTSTMEKFIADNPGKKLVGCETLEEFVQSLERPRKVMIMVQAGGPVDKVIESLLPYLEEGDIVIDGGNSLWTDTERRDAWLSEKGLRFIGAGVSGGEEGALKGPSIMPGGPTSTWEVMKPIFESISAKVDGVPCVTHIGEGGAGHFVKMVHNGIEYGDMQLICEAYNIFKAAGFSNEELADIFAEWNEGDLESFLIEITANIFKQKDPETGKDIVDLIVDKAGQKGTGRWTVMGSVEQAVPFSTIAGSVEARIISSMRDQRKAASQIFEGPNNWSFELKGLSKEDLVKKVRNALYASKIVSYAQGLDLIAKVGKDKGWSLDLGAIARIWRGGCIIRARFLNRITEAYEENPNLVNLMLAPFFTEILNKGQQDWREVVSIAALNGIPVPSFGGSLSYYDAYRAERLPANLLQAQRDFFGAHTYERIDKPEGEFFHTEDWPDLIK is encoded by the coding sequence ATGAGTAAAAGCGATTTCGGCCTGATCGGCCTTGCAGTCATGGGACAAAACCTCGTTCTCAACGTTGAGAGCAGAGGATTCACAGTATCTGTCTACAACCGTACCACCTCCACCATGGAGAAGTTCATTGCCGACAATCCAGGCAAGAAGCTCGTAGGTTGTGAGACACTGGAAGAATTTGTACAAAGCCTTGAGCGCCCACGTAAGGTGATGATCATGGTGCAAGCTGGTGGTCCAGTGGACAAGGTGATCGAATCACTCCTTCCATACCTCGAAGAAGGTGACATCGTGATCGACGGTGGTAACAGCCTTTGGACCGACACAGAGCGTCGTGACGCGTGGCTCTCCGAGAAGGGGCTTCGCTTCATCGGTGCTGGTGTATCCGGTGGTGAAGAAGGCGCCCTTAAGGGCCCATCCATCATGCCAGGCGGCCCAACTTCCACTTGGGAAGTGATGAAGCCTATTTTTGAGAGCATCTCTGCCAAGGTAGACGGTGTTCCTTGTGTGACTCACATCGGAGAAGGTGGCGCAGGTCACTTCGTAAAGATGGTTCACAATGGTATCGAGTACGGTGACATGCAGCTTATCTGCGAAGCCTACAACATTTTCAAAGCTGCTGGCTTCTCCAACGAGGAACTCGCAGACATCTTTGCTGAGTGGAATGAGGGTGACCTTGAGTCCTTCCTCATCGAGATCACAGCAAACATCTTCAAGCAGAAGGATCCTGAGACAGGCAAAGACATTGTAGACCTCATCGTCGACAAGGCTGGCCAGAAGGGTACAGGCCGCTGGACCGTGATGGGCTCCGTTGAGCAGGCTGTTCCATTCTCCACCATTGCAGGTTCTGTAGAGGCACGTATCATCTCCTCCATGCGCGACCAGCGTAAGGCTGCTTCCCAGATCTTCGAAGGTCCAAACAACTGGAGCTTCGAGCTCAAGGGTCTCAGCAAGGAAGATCTCGTGAAGAAGGTGCGCAACGCGCTCTACGCTTCTAAGATCGTTTCCTACGCTCAGGGTCTTGACCTCATTGCCAAGGTTGGCAAGGACAAGGGCTGGAGCCTCGACCTTGGTGCGATCGCTCGTATCTGGCGTGGTGGCTGCATTATCCGTGCTCGCTTCCTCAACCGCATCACCGAGGCATACGAAGAGAATCCAAACCTCGTGAACCTCATGCTTGCTCCATTCTTCACTGAAATCCTGAACAAGGGTCAGCAAGACTGGCGTGAAGTGGTCTCCATCGCTGCACTCAACGGTATCCCAGTACCATCTTTCGGTGGTTCCCTGAGCTACTATGATGCTTATCGTGCAGAGCGTCTTCCTGCGAACCTTCTTCAGGCGCAACGTGACTTCTTCGGTGCACACACTTACGAGCGTATCGATAAGCCAGAAGGCGAGTTCTTCCACACAGAAGACTGGCCAGATCTCATCAAGTAA